The following are encoded in a window of Rubellicoccus peritrichatus genomic DNA:
- a CDS encoding CIA30 family protein has protein sequence MAETPQDSVTIDDFSKAKAESNSWYAVNDGVMGGLSQGGVSFENAGILKFAGTLSLENNGGFSSIRKNVNQAGLEAGKGLKLRVKGDGRDYDLRLTTSDRFRYMEISYRAKFKTTADEWTTVEIPFSQLKPSVRGRALDGPQFNPGQTESIGLILADKVPGDFQIEIDWIELY, from the coding sequence ATGGCTGAGACTCCCCAAGACTCTGTAACCATTGATGATTTCTCTAAAGCGAAGGCTGAGTCTAACAGCTGGTATGCCGTCAACGATGGAGTCATGGGCGGACTTTCCCAAGGAGGTGTCAGCTTCGAAAACGCAGGCATCCTAAAATTCGCAGGAACACTCTCTCTGGAAAACAATGGCGGTTTCTCATCAATCCGGAAAAACGTCAACCAAGCCGGACTGGAAGCTGGAAAAGGTCTGAAACTTCGAGTAAAGGGCGACGGCCGTGACTACGACCTTCGCCTCACAACCAGTGACCGATTCCGCTACATGGAAATCTCTTACCGCGCCAAGTTCAAGACCACGGCAGACGAATGGACCACCGTGGAAATTCCATTCTCACAACTAAAACCAAGCGTCCGCGGACGAGCACTTGACGGTCCTCAATTCAACCCGGGCCAAACAGAAAGCATCGGCCTGATTCTTGCCGACAAAGTGCCGGGAGATTTCCAAATCGAAATCGACTGGATTGAACTCTACTAG
- a CDS encoding metallophosphoesterase yields the protein MSETGRIFAIGDIHGCRIEFEHLLQKLSLKNDDQLVLLGDLINRGPDSKGVLGVARQLPNVRCLIGNHELRLLQYRSSSDPTKLKPYDWDTIYQLSDADWNFISTFESHIEFPEIETLLVHGGFVPWTPWQDQPLEDIVNIQVVDERDKEYGKRSHLPKAPSWQDLWKGPPFVVCGHTPRKEVYKQKSSICIDTGCVYGTRLTAFELKSKQIIQVAAYEDYVSKNPPVK from the coding sequence ATGTCAGAGACAGGACGCATATTTGCCATAGGCGACATCCACGGATGCCGCATCGAATTTGAGCACCTGCTGCAAAAGCTATCGCTCAAAAACGATGATCAGTTAGTCCTGCTTGGCGACCTGATCAACCGTGGGCCTGATTCCAAAGGCGTTCTCGGCGTGGCTCGGCAGCTCCCAAACGTGCGCTGCCTGATTGGAAACCATGAGCTGAGGCTGTTGCAATATCGAAGCAGTTCCGATCCCACCAAGCTGAAACCTTATGATTGGGATACGATTTACCAGTTGAGCGACGCGGACTGGAACTTCATAAGCACCTTTGAGTCGCATATTGAATTCCCGGAAATCGAAACCCTGCTCGTCCATGGTGGTTTTGTGCCCTGGACTCCATGGCAGGATCAGCCGTTGGAGGATATCGTCAACATTCAGGTCGTGGATGAACGCGACAAGGAATATGGGAAACGCTCGCACTTGCCCAAAGCCCCCAGCTGGCAGGATCTCTGGAAAGGTCCTCCTTTTGTCGTCTGTGGGCACACTCCCCGGAAAGAAGTTTATAAACAAAAATCTTCAATCTGCATCGACACAGGCTGCGTTTATGGGACACGGTTGACGGCGTTCGAGCTCAAATCGAAGCAGATTATTCAGGTTGCCGCCTACGAGGATTACGTTAGCAAGAATCCGCCTGTAAAATAA
- the mgtE gene encoding magnesium transporter, producing the protein MPQDIASTEKPDIQPVGYELDDLYTYLEDERLDAIEPARLSITSPYVVSQFLGRLDVDDRRKILRLIPLNIGTDIVAEMDAEDAADVLEAMREGRAVQILEDLDPDDSADIVAELEDDDQQRLLKAIDPETAATVRELIEYDQDSAGGIMTPEVAKVFTDMTVTEAVGMIQKLDEELEHIYYIYVVDHDDQLLGIVSMRDLVMAKGSDVIGDIMTTELRGIIPVDMDQEEVAHEMAEHNFHALPVVDENKRLIGIVTDDDIIDIIQEEATEDLQKMMGAGGDETLGDPIVESVRRRTPWLVVNLVSAFFAGGVIAMFEHQIHQLTILAVCMPIVASLGGNTGGQSLAVVIRSLALGDVHRGESRDVCLREGFKGLLNGVLIGIIAAAVIWAFTGEAIVGGVVLLAMILSMTYAGTVGAFIPIILKRMGLDPAQSSQMFLTASTDIVGFAVFLGLGAWLLL; encoded by the coding sequence ATGCCGCAAGACATTGCATCCACGGAAAAGCCTGATATTCAACCAGTTGGTTACGAATTGGATGATTTGTACACCTATCTTGAGGATGAGCGGCTGGATGCAATCGAACCAGCCAGGCTGTCCATCACGTCTCCCTATGTCGTCAGTCAGTTCCTTGGACGACTTGATGTGGATGACCGACGAAAAATCCTGCGTCTAATCCCGCTTAACATCGGCACCGATATTGTTGCAGAAATGGATGCCGAGGACGCCGCTGATGTCCTCGAGGCCATGCGCGAAGGGCGCGCCGTCCAGATCCTTGAAGACCTGGACCCGGATGACAGTGCCGACATCGTAGCCGAGCTGGAAGATGACGACCAGCAACGCCTCCTAAAAGCAATCGACCCGGAAACCGCCGCAACGGTCCGCGAACTGATCGAGTACGACCAGGATAGTGCCGGCGGCATCATGACTCCGGAAGTTGCTAAAGTCTTCACCGACATGACCGTCACTGAAGCGGTTGGCATGATTCAGAAGCTGGACGAGGAACTGGAGCATATTTACTACATTTATGTCGTCGACCATGACGACCAGCTGCTTGGAATTGTCTCGATGCGCGATCTGGTCATGGCCAAAGGATCGGATGTCATTGGTGATATCATGACGACGGAACTCCGTGGGATCATTCCCGTCGATATGGACCAGGAAGAAGTCGCTCACGAAATGGCGGAGCATAACTTCCATGCGCTACCCGTAGTCGATGAAAACAAGCGACTGATCGGTATTGTAACGGACGACGATATCATCGACATTATTCAGGAAGAAGCCACTGAGGATTTACAAAAGATGATGGGTGCCGGTGGTGACGAAACTCTAGGCGACCCAATTGTAGAAAGTGTTCGCAGGAGAACACCGTGGCTAGTCGTCAATCTCGTGTCTGCGTTTTTTGCTGGTGGCGTCATTGCCATGTTCGAACACCAAATTCACCAGCTTACGATTCTGGCCGTTTGCATGCCCATCGTGGCCAGCCTCGGCGGAAACACAGGCGGGCAGAGTCTCGCCGTTGTGATACGCAGTCTGGCATTGGGAGATGTCCACCGTGGTGAAAGCCGCGACGTATGTCTGCGTGAAGGTTTCAAAGGCTTATTGAATGGTGTCCTGATAGGAATCATCGCAGCAGCCGTTATCTGGGCTTTTACCGGAGAGGCCATAGTTGGTGGCGTCGTTCTTCTCGCCATGATTCTCTCGATGACTTACGCCGGAACCGTCGGAGCCTTCATCCCAATCATTCTCAAGCGTATGGGCCTTGATCCGGCCCAAAGCAGTCAGATGTTTTTGACGGCCAGCACTGATATCGTAGGTTTTGCGGTCTTCCTTGGCCTCGGAGCATGGTTGCTGCTGTGA
- a CDS encoding acyltransferase family protein, with product MTKPRRKLAVDLVRWIAAYGVIVIHLAPSSESGEKLGLFFSLFCVPYFMITSLYYFHDRLGKKRGWKDTFRAERILVPLLCWTLVYTSMHILKSVVTGSTFDFNFLAFFVFGGSAVQLYFLPLLLFFQVVLYGIYNVYTAVKARRMPWTGSITLLLSLCFGLYAELNGYFGWSMALEACLTYAALTLLLSKLLQLFNKRNTATLFVVSTVALILLEIAFLTGTVFSHSVYWLLPPVAGFALALACQKAPDFELGSKSKTVISTYYGIYLVHVVFIEALETVLPKLGFNLAPYSLSQKTIIGIIVLILSICAVLLIRRNRYTAFAFLGESRKS from the coding sequence GTGACAAAACCACGACGTAAACTGGCAGTTGATCTGGTTCGCTGGATCGCAGCTTATGGAGTCATCGTCATCCATTTGGCACCATCTTCAGAATCAGGAGAAAAGCTAGGTCTGTTCTTTTCGTTGTTCTGTGTCCCCTATTTCATGATCACCTCATTGTATTATTTCCATGATCGACTCGGTAAGAAGCGAGGATGGAAAGATACCTTCAGGGCCGAGCGCATTCTCGTTCCGCTTCTATGCTGGACGCTTGTTTACACAAGCATGCATATCCTCAAAAGCGTGGTCACGGGCAGTACGTTTGATTTCAATTTCCTCGCTTTCTTTGTCTTTGGTGGCTCAGCCGTCCAGCTCTACTTTCTGCCTCTGCTTCTGTTCTTCCAAGTGGTTCTGTATGGTATTTATAACGTTTATACAGCCGTCAAAGCGAGACGTATGCCATGGACAGGAAGCATCACCCTACTGCTGTCTCTCTGTTTTGGACTCTACGCAGAATTAAACGGATACTTCGGGTGGTCCATGGCTTTAGAGGCATGCTTGACTTACGCAGCACTAACACTCCTGCTTAGTAAACTACTGCAGCTTTTCAACAAAAGGAATACTGCTACTCTTTTCGTAGTCTCAACAGTTGCATTAATTCTGTTGGAAATCGCTTTTCTTACAGGAACCGTCTTCAGTCATTCCGTCTATTGGCTCCTTCCACCAGTAGCAGGTTTTGCCCTCGCACTTGCCTGTCAAAAGGCTCCTGACTTTGAGTTGGGCAGCAAATCGAAGACAGTCATCAGTACCTATTACGGTATATACCTTGTCCATGTTGTTTTTATTGAGGCATTGGAAACTGTTTTGCCCAAACTGGGATTCAATCTTGCTCCCTACAGTCTTTCTCAAAAGACAATCATTGGAATCATCGTATTAATCTTGTCAATCTGCGCGGTCCTTCTCATCCGACGGAACCGTTACACTGCATTTGCGTTTCTGGGAGAAAGCCGCAAATCGTAA
- a CDS encoding sodium:solute symporter family protein encodes MNNLDWLIVGLFLAALLGIVAYSRRYMRGVADYLVANRCAGRYLLTLSEGIAGLGAITIVGAFEITYQAGFVPIWWGFFLSPLGLIIALSGFVIYRFRQTRSMTMPQFIEMRYSRRFRVFCGMLAFLSGVINYGVFPAITARFFIHFCQLPDVISVAGLELSTFPLIMALELGLALVFVFLGGQVTVLLTDFVQSMFSLIAFLIILVFLMWAFDWSDLITGLQTVPEGKSMVHPFRAGAVDDFNIGYYLIGVFMVVYTTRAWQGSSAYNASARTPHEARMAGILGNWRAIAQGMAVLMMPLCVFAVMHNPIFAEQAAGINAELSQLADPAVKNQMTVPIGLTQILPIGITGLFAAVMLAAAISTDNTYLHSWSSIFIQDVLLPFKKKPLTPEQHIRWLRIGLIGVAVFAWTFSMVFPLNDYIYMFFDITGAIFLGGAGSVIIGGLYWKRGTTAAAWTAMIMGAVLSVSGLLLQSYWVGAIGPQMVEWFPDSMMLAGIVDDFPFNGRQMMLFAMLCSIAAYVFVSLAGNYTHEMDRLLHRGKFRRDDDPSVEKPTRSWKSLGMGPEFSRWDKVIYIGTMTWVLGWWLVFLIGTLINLIVDIPDSTWIGFWQVNLWISLGLGVVTTGWFLAGGFFDIRRLFADLKDPTRNAADDGRVIDGRNADDLETT; translated from the coding sequence ATGAATAATCTCGATTGGCTGATTGTTGGACTGTTTCTTGCAGCCCTTTTGGGTATTGTTGCTTACTCGCGTCGCTACATGCGCGGAGTGGCAGACTATCTTGTCGCCAATCGTTGTGCCGGGCGTTATTTATTAACCCTTTCAGAGGGCATTGCCGGTCTTGGTGCGATCACAATTGTTGGTGCTTTTGAGATAACGTATCAGGCCGGTTTTGTTCCGATATGGTGGGGCTTTTTCCTGTCGCCACTTGGTCTCATCATTGCGCTTTCGGGGTTTGTTATTTATCGATTCCGACAAACGCGTTCGATGACTATGCCGCAGTTTATCGAGATGCGTTACAGTCGTCGTTTTCGTGTCTTTTGCGGGATGCTGGCGTTTCTTTCAGGTGTTATTAACTACGGTGTTTTTCCGGCGATTACAGCGCGCTTCTTTATTCATTTTTGTCAATTGCCGGATGTCATTTCGGTTGCAGGTTTAGAGCTTTCTACTTTTCCGTTGATCATGGCATTGGAGCTCGGTCTTGCCCTTGTTTTTGTTTTTCTCGGGGGACAAGTCACGGTCCTGTTAACGGACTTTGTGCAATCCATGTTCAGCTTAATCGCGTTTCTTATCATCCTTGTTTTTTTGATGTGGGCGTTTGACTGGTCGGATCTAATTACGGGTCTGCAAACTGTACCTGAAGGTAAATCAATGGTTCATCCCTTTCGCGCCGGAGCGGTTGATGATTTCAACATCGGTTACTACCTGATCGGTGTATTTATGGTGGTTTATACTACGCGGGCCTGGCAGGGGAGTTCTGCTTACAACGCTTCAGCCCGTACACCACATGAGGCCCGCATGGCTGGGATTCTTGGCAACTGGCGCGCCATTGCCCAGGGGATGGCTGTTCTCATGATGCCGCTATGTGTTTTTGCCGTGATGCATAATCCGATCTTTGCGGAGCAAGCTGCTGGAATCAACGCAGAGCTTTCACAACTTGCCGATCCTGCGGTGAAAAATCAGATGACCGTTCCCATCGGACTGACACAGATTCTTCCAATTGGAATTACGGGACTCTTTGCTGCAGTAATGCTGGCTGCCGCTATCAGTACGGATAATACTTACCTGCACTCATGGAGCAGTATCTTTATTCAAGATGTCTTGCTGCCTTTTAAAAAGAAGCCCCTGACACCAGAGCAGCACATTCGCTGGCTCAGGATTGGGCTGATAGGTGTGGCGGTCTTTGCCTGGACATTCAGCATGGTGTTTCCGCTCAATGATTACATCTACATGTTCTTCGATATTACCGGGGCGATCTTTTTAGGCGGTGCGGGTTCTGTTATTATTGGTGGTTTGTACTGGAAGAGAGGTACAACTGCTGCCGCCTGGACCGCCATGATCATGGGAGCTGTTCTTTCAGTCAGTGGACTTCTGCTTCAGTCGTATTGGGTTGGTGCGATTGGTCCACAAATGGTCGAGTGGTTTCCTGACAGTATGATGCTTGCGGGGATTGTTGATGACTTTCCATTCAATGGGCGGCAGATGATGCTGTTTGCCATGCTATGTTCCATTGCCGCGTATGTTTTTGTTTCATTGGCTGGAAATTATACTCATGAGATGGATCGGCTGCTGCATCGCGGTAAATTTCGGCGCGATGATGATCCTTCTGTAGAGAAACCGACACGTTCATGGAAAAGTCTGGGCATGGGCCCAGAGTTTTCCCGTTGGGACAAAGTCATTTACATCGGCACGATGACATGGGTCTTGGGCTGGTGGCTGGTTTTTCTGATCGGAACGCTGATCAACCTGATTGTCGATATTCCGGACTCAACCTGGATCGGCTTCTGGCAGGTGAATCTCTGGATCTCGCTTGGTCTTGGTGTCGTGACGACCGGGTGGTTTCTGGCTGGGGGCTTCTTCGATATTCGCCGATTGTTTGCCGACCTTAAAGATCCGACTCGGAATGCAGCGGACGACGGTCGTGTCATCGACGGGCGGAATGCAGATGATCTTGAGACAACATAA
- a CDS encoding endo alpha-1,4 polygalactosaminidase — translation MKALKLHALLGLCLVATAEAHASSVKQSSSATAGENASLVKGEMKRQGGDIIVIATTDAQPTDWMHVFIDSDSKAATGFSHYAGYGSGRGLDLLIEGDRVYRYKGTDGSNEWIWEPIDGASATRTVDGNTAKFVLNTKLIELPDPYSVFVTTSSNDWAEVLDSMPRNGKTWKSSGMTESVYVAPMLPTGNSDARERFDEIESYACYYGPGLIEEMSTRDAAIIEVRNQTPESVAKLQEAGTLVIGYISLGEDDALRVGDAGGPGGFDSAYFDRNQDGAPDKNSVWSSYFTDSRQPAWRRHFLDIAWNMKKKFGVDGFFLDTVDTSELYKESRDAMVTLVKELRAQNPDSLIILNRGFHTVADLAPYVDGVMFESLTASWDWGNSEYILMRPSAWDHGLEIWQDVLKPAMDDHGLVVLALDYAGGPDAPAVKTAYDRAATFGYIPEVSNIYLDKIYDIDYKGQPDDAYLDIQATPERLTFELEETRNGFPKGTSVRPSSNYPDYEVAPVIDGVADKNELNWRNRAWASWEKPATHYLEFRLPKPMTTRGLAINWAWDNGVPFASRDFRVEVLSSSAAEESGAWQSVAEVENNADAENRIQFDPAEVVAVRLVQEPGSGSDERPNMMWVEQVELLR, via the coding sequence ATGAAAGCATTGAAATTACATGCTCTGCTTGGCCTTTGCCTCGTTGCAACGGCTGAAGCCCATGCATCTTCTGTTAAACAGAGTTCATCGGCCACTGCGGGGGAGAATGCCTCACTCGTCAAAGGCGAAATGAAGCGACAGGGGGGTGACATAATTGTCATCGCAACGACAGATGCCCAACCGACTGATTGGATGCATGTGTTCATTGACTCCGATAGCAAAGCCGCAACCGGTTTCAGTCATTATGCCGGCTATGGTTCAGGACGTGGACTGGATCTCTTGATCGAAGGTGATCGCGTGTATCGCTATAAGGGTACAGATGGAAGTAATGAATGGATCTGGGAGCCAATTGATGGAGCGAGTGCAACGCGTACCGTTGATGGCAATACTGCAAAGTTTGTCCTCAATACAAAGCTGATTGAATTGCCAGACCCATACAGTGTTTTTGTCACGACTTCATCGAATGATTGGGCTGAAGTTCTCGATTCCATGCCACGCAATGGTAAAACCTGGAAGTCCTCAGGGATGACGGAATCGGTCTATGTTGCTCCCATGCTTCCAACTGGTAACAGTGATGCACGCGAGCGTTTTGATGAGATTGAATCCTATGCCTGCTATTATGGACCCGGGTTGATCGAAGAAATGAGCACGCGCGATGCCGCCATCATCGAAGTGCGTAATCAAACGCCCGAGAGTGTGGCCAAACTGCAGGAAGCAGGCACACTTGTCATTGGTTATATCAGCCTGGGTGAGGATGATGCATTGCGTGTTGGTGATGCTGGTGGTCCAGGTGGTTTTGATTCCGCTTACTTTGACCGAAACCAGGATGGTGCGCCGGATAAGAATTCCGTCTGGAGTTCTTACTTTACTGATTCGCGCCAACCTGCCTGGCGCCGTCATTTTCTCGATATCGCCTGGAATATGAAAAAGAAATTCGGCGTAGATGGGTTCTTCCTCGATACCGTTGATACCAGCGAGCTTTACAAAGAAAGCCGAGATGCAATGGTGACTCTGGTCAAGGAGTTGCGTGCTCAGAATCCCGATTCGCTGATCATTTTGAATCGGGGTTTTCACACGGTTGCGGATCTCGCACCTTATGTTGATGGGGTCATGTTTGAAAGCCTGACTGCAAGCTGGGACTGGGGTAACAGCGAATACATTCTCATGAGGCCATCTGCCTGGGATCATGGCCTGGAAATTTGGCAGGATGTTTTAAAGCCAGCCATGGATGATCATGGTTTGGTTGTACTGGCTTTGGATTATGCTGGAGGTCCTGATGCTCCAGCAGTGAAAACTGCATATGACCGTGCTGCTACTTTTGGGTATATCCCTGAAGTCTCCAATATCTATTTGGATAAGATTTACGATATCGATTATAAGGGACAACCGGATGATGCATATCTTGACATTCAAGCAACACCGGAGCGATTGACTTTTGAATTGGAGGAGACACGCAATGGGTTTCCCAAGGGCACCTCAGTCCGACCAAGTTCCAACTATCCGGATTATGAAGTTGCTCCGGTTATTGATGGAGTTGCAGACAAGAATGAGTTGAACTGGCGTAATCGTGCCTGGGCCTCATGGGAGAAGCCAGCGACGCATTATCTGGAATTCCGCTTACCAAAACCAATGACAACACGTGGCTTGGCCATCAATTGGGCCTGGGATAATGGTGTTCCGTTTGCCTCCCGCGATTTCCGTGTCGAAGTACTTTCATCTTCAGCAGCAGAAGAAAGTGGAGCCTGGCAATCTGTCGCAGAGGTTGAGAATAACGCCGACGCTGAAAATCGCATTCAATTCGACCCAGCTGAGGTTGTTGCCGTCCGTCTTGTTCAGGAGCCGGGTAGTGGCTCGGATGAGCGACCCAACATGATGTGGGTGGAGCAGGTGGAGCTGCTGCGCTAA
- a CDS encoding type II secretion system protein, protein MRTRSRQNGFTLVELLTAIAVVAVLGAILVPVLSSSRTKTELVQSTSNVRQIGVAALTFAQDNDGELPVWHDYRDGIQQYWWQILRPYAGSDNNIFGSPAHEEFDPTNDGTVAATISYGWNYVVMGRHKGDSAFDGDHVGTQWLYPNPSETLVLTDGPKTDSWGYIDHTGHSADPERYDGKTVALFLDGRAEVKPVETFLVEDPYFLSPKDLPGSN, encoded by the coding sequence ATGAGAACGAGAAGCCGCCAGAATGGATTCACGCTCGTTGAGTTGCTGACCGCGATTGCCGTAGTGGCAGTTCTGGGGGCGATTCTTGTTCCAGTGTTGAGTTCGTCACGGACAAAGACAGAGCTTGTTCAAAGCACGTCGAATGTTCGGCAAATCGGGGTGGCCGCATTGACATTTGCCCAGGATAATGATGGTGAACTGCCGGTTTGGCATGATTATCGTGATGGCATTCAACAATACTGGTGGCAGATTCTGCGTCCATATGCTGGTAGTGATAACAACATATTCGGAAGCCCGGCTCACGAAGAGTTTGACCCGACTAACGACGGAACCGTTGCCGCCACAATTTCCTATGGCTGGAATTATGTTGTCATGGGGCGCCACAAAGGCGATTCCGCATTTGATGGTGACCATGTTGGCACTCAATGGCTTTACCCAAACCCTTCAGAGACACTTGTTCTTACGGATGGCCCCAAGACGGATTCCTGGGGTTATATTGATCACACGGGTCACTCAGCGGACCCTGAACGTTATGATGGTAAAACGGTTGCTCTCTTTTTGGATGGCCGCGCTGAGGTGAAACCGGTCGAGACCTTCCTGGTGGAAGATCCGTATTTTCTGAGTCCGAAAGACCTTCCGGGCTCCAACTAA
- a CDS encoding LacI family DNA-binding transcriptional regulator, with protein MALDIKSFSQSIGVSTATVSRAFSGNGRISEATKERILEEAKKAGFSPNIHARRLNMKKTGLIGLYYTFADEPIFDYYIMELAQELIKAAEMRDYAIHLELGGSAKGKDVDRLAELTRGHGLDGIILVVDGRSSGLKLLKAVHDCPAAVISGMPWTPVGDEIAIELDIRSGIHEAVKELAKLGHSRIGFIRGTADEGKLAAYKEALEELGLIVDPRLIAKGPLSFADGRNAFNQLAAHSPTAVICSTDVLALGALNEAQRLGIRVPEDTSIVGMDDLAFSAFTTPSLSSIGIPRQQMAKTAVDCLLARFDMGKNLGRRASSKHVINTFFVPRSSVCKNETKKNSIN; from the coding sequence ATGGCATTAGACATTAAATCATTCTCGCAGAGTATCGGTGTTTCAACGGCAACCGTTTCCCGGGCTTTTTCCGGGAACGGGCGTATCAGTGAAGCAACGAAAGAGCGTATTTTGGAAGAAGCCAAAAAGGCTGGCTTCTCACCCAATATTCATGCTCGCCGCCTTAACATGAAGAAAACAGGCCTTATTGGTCTTTACTACACATTTGCCGATGAGCCTATATTTGATTATTACATAATGGAGCTCGCGCAGGAGTTGATCAAAGCAGCAGAAATGCGAGACTATGCTATCCATCTGGAGCTGGGCGGAAGTGCCAAAGGCAAGGATGTCGATCGTTTAGCGGAGCTGACAAGAGGGCACGGACTGGATGGAATTATTCTGGTAGTCGATGGCCGATCCAGTGGATTAAAGCTGCTCAAGGCAGTCCACGATTGTCCGGCGGCAGTGATTTCCGGAATGCCCTGGACTCCTGTTGGCGATGAAATCGCTATCGAGCTCGACATCCGTTCGGGTATCCACGAGGCAGTTAAAGAACTGGCAAAACTCGGCCATAGTCGGATTGGTTTTATTCGGGGAACGGCGGACGAAGGCAAGCTTGCGGCCTACAAGGAAGCGCTCGAAGAACTCGGTTTAATTGTCGATCCACGCCTGATCGCGAAAGGCCCGTTGTCTTTCGCAGATGGTAGAAATGCATTCAATCAGCTTGCTGCCCACAGTCCTACCGCTGTCATTTGCTCAACCGATGTCCTCGCCCTGGGTGCCCTTAATGAGGCACAGCGTTTGGGGATCAGAGTGCCGGAAGATACCTCGATTGTCGGGATGGATGATTTGGCTTTCTCCGCGTTCACCACGCCATCGCTTTCCAGTATCGGCATACCCCGCCAGCAGATGGCAAAAACGGCAGTCGATTGTCTCCTTGCCCGTTTTGATATGGGCAAGAATTTGGGCCGCCGGGCAAGCTCGAAGCATGTGATTAATACATTTTTTGTCCCAAGGTCTTCTGTTTGTAAGAACGAGACAAAGAAAAATTCAATAAACTAA
- a CDS encoding Gfo/Idh/MocA family oxidoreductase: MKLGVIGFGTRLAHMVNNCMREADAELTVVGVIDPNEEKVRSELPENEAKDVRFFNSVDEMVEAVKPDAIAIGTRCDLHTPYAIDAAATGLPVFLEKPVAINMEQAIALEEAFDASDSEVVVSFPLRASPLCQRVKQLLDQGVIGTPEHVLAQNYVPYGDVYFNSWYRDSKITGGLFLQKATHDLDYLSFCMRSPVVRVAAMKSCGRVFRDSAIHEQEREADCAYYEKIGSPESGMNEDSSSAMLEFANGAQGVYSQVFFAKRNAAARGAAFCGYRGTIKFDWFKNEATVNHHFDPFDDTISVDADLHHHGGDGILAENFIKVARGEASSISSIWSGLQSVYTCLAAFESSESGEFRDVRQVASRGGVESFSEG, from the coding sequence ATGAAGCTTGGAGTAATAGGATTCGGAACTCGTCTGGCGCACATGGTAAACAACTGCATGCGCGAGGCTGATGCTGAACTAACTGTCGTTGGTGTCATTGATCCAAACGAAGAAAAGGTGCGTTCAGAGCTCCCTGAAAACGAAGCTAAGGATGTCCGCTTCTTTAACTCCGTTGATGAAATGGTCGAGGCTGTGAAGCCGGATGCGATCGCTATCGGGACTCGTTGCGATCTTCACACTCCATATGCCATTGACGCTGCTGCTACTGGTCTGCCTGTCTTTCTGGAAAAACCTGTCGCGATCAATATGGAGCAGGCGATTGCGCTGGAAGAAGCATTCGATGCTTCAGACAGCGAAGTTGTTGTCAGCTTTCCTTTGCGTGCTTCGCCGCTTTGTCAGCGAGTTAAGCAGTTGCTTGATCAGGGAGTCATTGGGACGCCTGAGCATGTGCTTGCTCAGAATTATGTGCCCTACGGTGATGTCTATTTCAATTCCTGGTACCGTGACAGTAAAATAACCGGTGGGCTCTTTTTGCAAAAGGCCACACATGATCTGGATTACCTTTCCTTCTGTATGAGAAGCCCGGTCGTTCGTGTGGCAGCCATGAAGTCGTGTGGACGCGTTTTCCGTGACAGTGCCATTCATGAGCAGGAACGTGAGGCAGACTGTGCTTATTACGAGAAAATCGGATCGCCTGAATCCGGTATGAACGAAGATTCATCCAGCGCCATGCTGGAGTTTGCCAATGGTGCGCAGGGGGTCTATTCGCAAGTCTTCTTTGCCAAGCGAAATGCTGCAGCGCGTGGAGCTGCCTTCTGTGGCTACCGTGGTACCATAAAATTTGATTGGTTTAAAAATGAGGCAACGGTCAACCACCACTTTGATCCTTTTGACGACACTATCAGTGTCGACGCTGATTTACACCACCATGGAGGTGACGGCATTCTGGCAGAAAATTTCATTAAAGTAGCCCGAGGCGAAGCCAGCTCTATTTCCAGTATCTGGTCTGGTTTGCAAAGTGTGTATACCTGCCTGGCTGCTTTTGAGAGCTCTGAAAGCGGTGAATTCCGGGATGTCCGCCAGGTGGCCTCACGGGGTGGAGTTGAATCTTTTTCTGAAGGTTAA